Genomic segment of Kibdelosporangium phytohabitans:
TCATGCGGGTGGCCGCGCGAACGGGCTCGGACAACGGGATGTTCCGCGCCACCCTCGTCGCCAGCCAGCTGATCGGCATGGGCATGGTCCGGTACGTCACCAAGTTCGAACCGCTGGCGAGCAACGACATCGACACGATGGTCGCCGCGGTCGGCCCGACGATCCAGCGCTACTTCACCGGCGACATCGGCTGATCACCTACAACCGGATCGGGCCGAGCCACCAGTTCGCCGGGGCGTCCGGATCGGTGGTCGTCCAGTACCCGATCGTCGCGTCGACGAACTCGCCGGGCGTCAGGCAACCGTCACCGTCGACGTCGAGGTGGGCGAACGCGATGTCCGCGTCCGCACGCGACAGTTCGGGAAAGTGCGCGTGCTGGAACGTGCGGAACTCGGCGGGCGTGATCCGGCCGTCGCTGTCGATGTCGGCGATCTCCAGGAACGCACTGGCGACGGCGCCGAGCGTGGCCCGCGCGGCCGCGGGGTCGCCGGCGAGCGCCGCGGTCGCCGCGATGAACTCCTCCCGCCCGATCGCGGTCTGACCAGGGGGCAGGTGCGGCAGGTGCACCTCGCGCCAGATCCTGAGGTACACGTCGACGATCCGCTGCTGCTCCGGTGATCCGGCGGAATGGCCGAGCGCTTCCGCCGAGCGCTTCCCCATGGCGACGTGATCGTCCTCGTCGAGCACGCCGTTGCCGTCGGCGTCGAGCATGTCGAATCCGCGACTGATTTTGGCGGACAGGAAGTCCGCGCCCGTTCGCACCATGCGCCCAGGATCCGGCCGCCATCCGCCCCCGGCAAGGACACTCACCGGATCGGAGCGCCGCCACCCGGCGGGCATCGCGCCATTGGGGGTCCACCCGGCCACCGGCCTTGCCCGTTCAGCCGATTGCCGGGTAGCGCACGGGAACGTCAGTCGGCGGCCAGCAGGACGTCCGCGTCGAAGCACGTGTGATCGCCTGTGTGGCACGCGGCGCCTTCCTGGTCGACCACCAGCAGGACCGTGTCGCCGTCGCAGTCGAGCCGGACCTCGTGCACGCGCTGCACGTGCCCGGACGTCTCCCCCTTCACCCACAACCGCTGCCGGCTGCGCGAGAAGTACGTGCCCTTGCGCGTGCTCAGGGTCAGATCCAGTGCCTCGTCGTTCATCCACGCGACCATCAGCACCTCGCCCGTGCCACGCTGCTGGGCGACCGCGCACACCAGGCCGTCGGAGTTGCGCTTGAGGCGAGCGGCGATCTTCGGGTCGAGGCTCATTTGTGCTCCAGGTAGTCACGCGCGGGCTGGGTGTTCACGAGCACAGCCGTGTACAGGTACGCGGCCGTGAGCAGGCCGGATACCGCACGCACCCACCCCGGCGCGCCGCCGGACAACGCGATCAGCAGATGCGCGAGGGCGAACAGGCTCGTCACCACGATCGTGACCACGCGCACGAACC
This window contains:
- a CDS encoding EF-hand domain-containing protein; this translates as MVRTGADFLSAKISRGFDMLDADGNGVLDEDDHVAMGKRSAEALGHSAGSPEQQRIVDVYLRIWREVHLPHLPPGQTAIGREEFIAATAALAGDPAAARATLGAVASAFLEIADIDSDGRITPAEFRTFQHAHFPELSRADADIAFAHLDVDGDGCLTPGEFVDATIGYWTTTDPDAPANWWLGPIRL
- the hisI gene encoding phosphoribosyl-AMP cyclohydrolase translates to MSLDPKIAARLKRNSDGLVCAVAQQRGTGEVLMVAWMNDEALDLTLSTRKGTYFSRSRQRLWVKGETSGHVQRVHEVRLDCDGDTVLLVVDQEGAACHTGDHTCFDADVLLAAD